A portion of the Kazachstania africana CBS 2517 chromosome 2, complete genome genome contains these proteins:
- the MRE11 gene encoding MRX complex nuclease subunit (similar to Saccharomyces cerevisiae MRE11 (YMR224C); ancestral locus Anc_8.744) produces MELPDEDTIRILITTDNHVGYNENDPITGDDSWKTFHEIMMIAKDSNVDMVLQAGDLFHVNKPSKKSLYQVMKSLRLACMGDKPCELELLSDPSQVLHYNEFSSVNYEDPNFNISIPVFAISGNHDDASGDSLLYPMDLLHVCGLVNHFGKVLESDKINIKPLLFQKGNTKLALYGLASVRDERLFRTFKEGGISFDVPTMREDEWFNLMCVHQNHTGHTNTAFLPEQFLPDFLDLVVWGHEHECIPFLAHNPNKKFDVLQPGSSVATSLSQAEAQEKSVFILEIRYGVQPKLIPIPLNTVRTFKMKTISLQETEYLRPHDKESISKFLVQQVEEMINEANEEIKTKIAKLGLPNTSMETDGLTELPLPLIRLRVDYSAPENGHSIVDYQVENPRRFSNRFVGQVANSNNVVQFFKKKKITKRTGGKKSSSDDADLRHVLQNGNDELEIQDLVNNMLTKMQLSLLPEVGMHEAIKKFVNKDEKAALKEFIDHEIGEEVDILASNKDFLQSENPEDIKSLIREVKKANSYQTSLETDDLSAQHVYDNTAKTQPHDDNKVVSEPELSDEEVIPSFNKGNNTEPTRTIHKARKNISQSTRKEKRRPMSESIVVSSEEDLDDLNNDAFNNFNANDEDDIITISGDDDKEDYISANRNVAGSTSTRKSATRRGRGNSSTGRKPRSRSSTSATTKTPKTDVLSALIARKRK; encoded by the coding sequence ATGGAACTGCCAGATGAGGACACTATACGTATTCTCATTACTACTGATAACCATGTTGGGTATAACGAAAATGACCCTATTACGGGTGATGATTCGTGGAAGACTTTCCATGAAATTATGATGATAGCGAAGGATAGTAATGTTGATATGGTGCTACAAGCTGGTGATCTATTCCATGTTAATAAGCCAAGTAAAAAGTCATTGTATCAAGTAATGAAGTCGTTACGTTTGGCTTGTATGGGTGATAAGCCTTGTGAGCTGGAATTATTGAGTGATCCATCACAAGTGTTACATTATAATGAATTCAGCAGCGTTAATTATGAAGATCCTAATTTTAACATCTCCATACCAGTGTTTGCCATTTCCGGTAACCATGATGACGCAAGTGGTGATTCTTTATTATATCCCATGGACTTACTACATGTTTGTGGACTTGTCAATCATTTTGGAAAAGTACTGGAATCTGATAAGATTAATATAAAACCACTGTTATTTCAAAAGGGTAATACTAAGTTGGCACTATATGGTTTAGCATCTGTGAGAGATGAACGATTGTTTAGAACATTTAAGGAAGGTGGTATCTCGTTCGATGTCCCCACAATGAGAGAAGATGAATGGTTCAATTTAATGTGTGTTCATCAGAATCACACAGGCCATACAAATACCGCCTTTTTACCAGAACAATTCTTGCCAGATTTTTTGGATCTGGTAGTTTGGGGCCACGAACATGAATGCATACCTTTCTTGGCTCATAATCcaaataagaaatttgaCGTTTTACAGCCTGGTTCATCCGTAGCAACATCTCTAAGTCAAGCAGAAGCTCAAGAAAAGAGTGTATTTATCTTAGAGATACGATATGGTGTACAACCAAAGTTAATTCCAATACCATTAAATACAGTAAGAACGTTCAAGATGAAGACGATATCTTTGCAAGAGACAGAATATTTAAGACCTCATGACAAGGAGTCAATCTCAAAATTCTTAGTACAACAAGTGgaagaaatgataaatgAAGCTAATGAGGAAATCAAAACGAAAATTGCAAAACTGGGACTTCCTAATACTAGTATGGAAACTGATGGCCTGACAGAATTGCCATTACCATTAATCAGATTACGAGTCGACTATAGTGCTCCAGAAAATGGCCATTCTATAGTGGATTATCAAGTTGAAAATCCTCGTAGGTTTAGTAACAGATTTGTTGGACAAGTTGCTAATAGCAATAACGTTGTacagtttttcaaaaagaaaaagattacAAAACGGACTGGAGGTAAGAAGTCCAGTTCAGATGATGCTGATTTAAGACATGTTTTACAAAATGGAAATGATGAACTGGAGATTCAAGATCTTGTTAATAACATGTTAACAAAAATGCAACTTTCTTTACTTCCAGAAGTTGGCATGCACGAGGCGATAAAGAAGTTTGTAAATAAGGATGAAAAGGCTGCATTAAAAGAGTTCATCGACCATGAAATAGGTGAAGAAGTTGATATTTTGGCCTCCAATaaagattttcttcaatcaGAGAATCCTGAAGATATAAAATCCTTGATTAGGGAAGTTAAGAAGGCAAATTCTTATCAGACATCCCTTGAAACTGATGATTTATCTGCACAGCATGTGTATGATAATACCGCAAAGACTCAGCCACATGATGACAATAAAGTAGTCAGCGAACCTGAGCTGTCAGATGAGGAAGTCATCCCATCTTTCAACAAAGGGAACAATACTGAACCAACTAGAACCATTCACAAAGctagaaaaaatatatctcAAAGCACTCGAAAGGAGAAGAGACGTCCAATGTCAGAATCGATAGTAGTATCATCCGAAGAGGATTTGGATGACCTTAACAACGATGCCTTCAATAACTTCAATGCCAACGATGAGGACGATATAATCACAATAAGTGGTGATGACGATAAGGAAGATTACATATCAGCCAATCGTAATGTTGCAGGAAGTACGTCTACAAGAAAGTCGGCTACtagaagaggaagaggtAACTCTAGCACAGGTCGCAAGCCACGGTCACGATCATCTACAAGCGCAACCACCAAAACCCCTAAGACGGATGTTTTGAGCGCTCTAATTGCtcgaaagagaaaataa
- the KAFR0B03330 gene encoding rhodanese-like domain-containing protein (similar to Saccharomyces cerevisiae YOR285W; ancestral locus Anc_8.746), whose amino-acid sequence MKRFINVPGELEEQTEIHHYDFNDMRDIVKEHNPDRVLVDVRETSEFEEVRIPGSINVPYWTHPEAFTLDADTFQKEFHIQKPEFDKELIFFCGSGKRSAYAQQVAKENGYQHTSLYPGSMKDWISHGGAED is encoded by the coding sequence atgaagaggTTCATTAATGTTCCAGGTGAACTTGAAGAGCAAACGGAGATACACCACTACGATTTCAATGACATGAGAGACATTGTTAAAGAGCATAATCCAGACAGAGTGTTGGTGGATGTGCGTGAAACCTCGGAATTTGAAGAGGTTCGAATTCCAGGATCAATAAACGTTCCATATTGGACGCATCCAGAGGCTTTCACATTGGATGCTGACACCTTTCAGAAAGAATTCCATATTCAAAAGCCAGAATTTGATAAGGAGTTGATATTCTTTTGTGGGTCTGGCAAGAGAAGTGCCTATGCTCAACAAGTCGCCAAAGAAAATGGCTATCAGCATACCTCACTATATCCTGGTTCCATGAAAGATTGGATATCTCACGGTGGCGCTGAAGACTAG
- the KAFR0B03340 gene encoding uncharacterized protein (similar to Saccharomyces cerevisiae YOR286W; ancestral locus Anc_8.747) translates to MFRIIALNTVKEGAFRPLLQPLRGFSFTSIALAAKIYKFEDVKKLVQNPTATRKLIDVREENEFNEFSIPTSINIPIKKTPGALGLSTTEFEDLFKFAKPNQQNDELIFFCSNGKRAEAAEELARSYGYKNTAVYPGSVTEWVYKNGKST, encoded by the coding sequence ATGTTTAGGATAATTGCATTGAATACTGTTAAAGAAGGTGCATTTCGACCATTGTTGCAACCATTGAGAGGGTTTTCTTTCACGTCGATTGCTCTTGCGGCAAAGAtctataaatttgaagatgttaAGAAACTGGTACAGAATCCTACAGCTACAAGGAAATTGATTGATGttagagaagaaaatgaatttaatgaattcaGCATCCCAACTTCCATAAATATACCCATTAAGAAGACACCCGGCGCTCTGGGTCTTTCCACCACGGAGTTCGAGGACCTATTCAAGTTTGCAAAACCAAATCAACAGAATGATGAAttgatcttcttttgcTCTAATGGTAAGAGGGCTGAAGCTGCAGAGGAATTGGCAAGATCATATGGATATAAGAATACTGCTGTATATCCAGGTTCTGTAACAGAATGGGTATATAAGAACGGTAAAAGCACCTAA
- the MRPL44 gene encoding mitochondrial 54S ribosomal protein mL53 (similar to Saccharomyces cerevisiae MRPL44 (YMR225C); ancestral locus Anc_8.749): MITKYFNKVLVRFNPFGKEAKTSRLFLASIPPSQRLTGTKIQSEILNEGTDKEPLIRVIFKDKKEIEVNPSNLSFQELANAFESHSNKLRLRELIERQ, encoded by the exons atgataacaaaatattttaataaagtTCTAGTGAGATTCAATCCCTTCGGTAAAGAAG CCAAGACATCAAGGCTTTTTTTAGCCTCAATTCCTCCATCACAAAGACTGACAGGCACTAAGATCCAAAGtgaaatattgaatgaagGTACAGACAAGGAACCATTAATAAGGGTGATTTTCAAAgacaagaaagaaattgaagtcaatccatcaaatttgtcattTCAAGAGTTAGCAAATGCCTTTGAATCCCACTCCAATAAATTGAGATTGAGAGAATTAATCGAAAGACAATAA
- the ORA1 gene encoding oxidoreductase (similar to Saccharomyces cerevisiae YMR226C; ancestral locus Anc_8.752): MSQGRRAADRLAGKVVLITGASAGIGEATAWEYLFASNGQAKLILTARRLEKLAAIKEEMKKEYPNVKIHVAKLDVSNTEEIKSLLQCLPTEFKSIDILVNNAGKALGSEKVGDIAIEDIKGMMDTNVIGLINVTQAVLPILKEKNSGDIVNIGSVAGRDAYPTGSIYCASKFAVRAFTESLRKELLDTGIRVILIAPGLVETEFSLVRYKGDEKRANSVYEGITALEAEDVAELIVFSTSRKPNTVIADTLIFPTCQGSAFHVHRS, from the coding sequence ATGTCACAAGGAAGAAGAGCAGCTGACAGATTAGCAGGAAAAGTCGTTCTTATAACGGGTGCTTCTGCCGGTATTGGGGAAGCTACTGCATGGGAATATCTCTTTGCCTCAAATGGTCAGGCTAAGTTGATTCTGACGGCTAGAAGATTAGAGAAACTAGCTGCTATTAAGgaagaaatgaagaaagagtATCCAAACGTGAAGATTCATGTTGCTAAGTTGGATGTTAGTAACactgaagaaattaaatctTTACTTCAATGCTTACCAACGGAGTTCAAGAGCATAGATATTCTAGTGAATAATGCAGGTAAAGCCTTAGGTTCAGAAAAAGTTGGTGACATTGCCATTGAAGATATTAAAGGTATGATGGACACGAATGTCATCGGCTTAATCAACGTTACGCAAGCTGTTCTaccaatattgaaagaaaaaaactcAGGTGACATCGTGAATATAGGTTCAGTTGCTGGTAGGGATGCTTATCCAACTGGGTCTATATATTGTGCTTCAAAGTTTGCTGTTCGTGCATTCACGGAAAgtttaagaaaagaattactGGATACTGGTATCAGGGTCATATTAATAGCACCAGGATTGGTAGAAACTGAATTCTCACTTGTAAGATATAAAGGTGACGAGAAACGTGCCAATTCTGTTTATGAGGGTATCACTGCATTGGAAGCTGAAGATGTTGCTGAATTAATTGTGTTTTCCACATCCAGAAAGCCTAATACAGTTATTGCCGATACATTGATCTTTCCTACTTGTCAAGGCTCTGCTTTCCACGTGCATCGTTCTTGA